A genome region from Arachis duranensis cultivar V14167 chromosome 6, aradu.V14167.gnm2.J7QH, whole genome shotgun sequence includes the following:
- the LOC107492683 gene encoding pyrroline-5-carboxylate reductase isoform X2 produces MDIVPIPADTYKLGFIGAGKMAESIARGAVRSGVIPASRIFTASHSNSSRGDAFQSFGVSLLSSNDDVVRESNVVIFSVKPQVVKDVVLKLNPLLTKNKLLVSVAAGVKLHDLQEWAGHNRFIRVMPNTPAAVGEAASVMSLGGAATEEDANLIAKLFGSIGKIWKADEKYFDAVTGLSGSGPAYIYLAIEALADGGVAAGLPRDLALKLASQTVLGAASMVTGTGKHPGQLKDDVTSPAGTTISGVHELEKGGFRGTLMNAVVAAAKRSRELA; encoded by the exons ATGGATATCGTTCCGATCCCCGCGGACACCTATAAGCTCGGATTCATCGGCGCCGGCAAAATGGCCGAGAGCATCGCCAGAGGCGCCGTCCGCTCCGGCGTCATCCCCGCTTCCCGCATCTTCACCGCCTCTCACTCCAACTCCTCTCGCGGCGACGCCTTCCAATCCTTCGGCGTCTCCCTTCTCTCCTCCAACGACGAC GTCGTGAGAGAGAGCAACGTCGTCATTTTCTCGGTCAAACCTCAAGTAG TCAAGGATGTGGTCTTGAAATTGAACCCGCTTCTCACAAAGAACAAGCTATTGGTTTCCGTTGCTGCTGGAGTCAAGCTCCATGATCTTCAG GAATGGGCTGGCCACAACAGATTCATTAGGGTAATGCCTAATACACCTGCTGCTGTTGGCGAAGCAGCATCAG TTATGAGCTTGGGGGGAGCAGCAACAGAAGAAGATGCAAATCTTATAGCCAAATTATTTGGATCAATTGGCAAAATATGGAAAGCTGATGAAAAGTATTTTGATGCTGTAACTGGTCTGAG TGGCAGCGGTCCTGCTTATATTTATTTAGCAATAGAGGCTTTGGCTGACGGAGGAGTAGCAGCTGGTCTACCACGTGATCTTGCATTGAAACTAGCTTCACAGACT GTATTGGGAGCAGCATCAATGGTCACTGGTACTGGGAAGCACCCAGGACAGCTCAAAGATGATGTCACTTCGCCTGCTGGGACAACAATTTCTGGCGTTCATGAGTTGGAAAAAGGTGGTTTCCGTGGAACACTAATGAAtgctgttgttgctgctgctaaGCGCAGCCGAGAGCTTGCCTAA
- the LOC107492683 gene encoding pyrroline-5-carboxylate reductase isoform X1, whose amino-acid sequence MDIVPIPADTYKLGFIGAGKMAESIARGAVRSGVIPASRIFTASHSNSSRGDAFQSFGVSLLSSNDDVVRESNVVIFSVKPQVGIVINHSHSLFLITAAFNCIFTPFSPPVAAVKDVVLKLNPLLTKNKLLVSVAAGVKLHDLQEWAGHNRFIRVMPNTPAAVGEAASVMSLGGAATEEDANLIAKLFGSIGKIWKADEKYFDAVTGLSGSGPAYIYLAIEALADGGVAAGLPRDLALKLASQTVLGAASMVTGTGKHPGQLKDDVTSPAGTTISGVHELEKGGFRGTLMNAVVAAAKRSRELA is encoded by the exons ATGGATATCGTTCCGATCCCCGCGGACACCTATAAGCTCGGATTCATCGGCGCCGGCAAAATGGCCGAGAGCATCGCCAGAGGCGCCGTCCGCTCCGGCGTCATCCCCGCTTCCCGCATCTTCACCGCCTCTCACTCCAACTCCTCTCGCGGCGACGCCTTCCAATCCTTCGGCGTCTCCCTTCTCTCCTCCAACGACGAC GTCGTGAGAGAGAGCAACGTCGTCATTTTCTCGGTCAAACCTCAAGTAGGTATTGTCATCAATCATTCACACTCTCTCTTTCTAATTACCGCCGCCTTCAACTGCATTTTCACTCCATTTTCTCCTCCTGTTGCTGCAGTCAAGGATGTGGTCTTGAAATTGAACCCGCTTCTCACAAAGAACAAGCTATTGGTTTCCGTTGCTGCTGGAGTCAAGCTCCATGATCTTCAG GAATGGGCTGGCCACAACAGATTCATTAGGGTAATGCCTAATACACCTGCTGCTGTTGGCGAAGCAGCATCAG TTATGAGCTTGGGGGGAGCAGCAACAGAAGAAGATGCAAATCTTATAGCCAAATTATTTGGATCAATTGGCAAAATATGGAAAGCTGATGAAAAGTATTTTGATGCTGTAACTGGTCTGAG TGGCAGCGGTCCTGCTTATATTTATTTAGCAATAGAGGCTTTGGCTGACGGAGGAGTAGCAGCTGGTCTACCACGTGATCTTGCATTGAAACTAGCTTCACAGACT GTATTGGGAGCAGCATCAATGGTCACTGGTACTGGGAAGCACCCAGGACAGCTCAAAGATGATGTCACTTCGCCTGCTGGGACAACAATTTCTGGCGTTCATGAGTTGGAAAAAGGTGGTTTCCGTGGAACACTAATGAAtgctgttgttgctgctgctaaGCGCAGCCGAGAGCTTGCCTAA
- the LOC107492684 gene encoding uncharacterized protein LOC107492684 has translation MADLFLKQAKEYAKARPSYPTELFQFIASKTPSHELAWDVGTGSGQAAKHLAAIYKNVIGTDTSEKQLEFAIKLPNVKYQHTPPIMSMEEVEQKVAAQGSVDLVTIAQSLHWFDLPSFYKQVNWVLKKPHGVIAAICYNVPRVSEEVDKVFDQYYVDVLSPYWDPARKLVEDNYRSIDFPFEPVDGADHTGPFEFVSEVTMDLENYLTFIRSSSAYQTAKDKGVELLGQDLVQKFKVAWGHNGPRVAKFPVFVKIGKVGDA, from the exons ATGGCAGATCTATTTTTGAAACAGGCAAAGGAATATGCAAAGGCAAGGCCAAGCTATCCCACAGAGCTCTTCCAATTCATAGCTTCAAAAACTCCCTCTCATGAACTAGCTTGGGATGTTGGTACCGGAAGTGGCCAGGCTGCTAAACAT TTAGCTGCTATATACAAGAATGTGATAGGGACAGACACTAGTGAAAAGCAGCTTGAATTTGCAATCAAGCTACCCAATGTGAAATACCAACATACCCCACCAATAATGTCCATGGAAGAGGTTGAACAAAAGGTAGCAGCTCAAGGAAGTGTGGACCTTGTGACCATTGCACAATCCCTACACTGGTTTGACCTGCCATCATTCTACAAACAAGTGAATTGGGTTCTCAAGAAGCCTCATGGGGTCATTGCTGCTATATGTTACAATGTACCAAGAGTTAGTGAGGAAGTGGACAAGGTGTTTGATCAATACTATGTAGATGTTTTGAGTCCCTATTGGGACCCTGCTCGGAAATTAGTTGAAGATAATTATAGGAGCATTGATTTTCCATTTGAGCCTGTTGATGGTGCTGATCACACTGGACCCTTTGAGTTTGTGTCAGAGGTTACTATGGATTTGGAAAATTATTTGACCTTCATAAGATCTAGTTCAGCATATCAAACGGCTAAGGACAAAGGAGTGGAACTTCTTGGACAGGATCTTGTTCAAAAGTTTAAGGTTGCTTGGGGTCATAATGGTCCAAGGGTTGCCAAGTTTCCTGTTTTTGTCAAAATTGGAAAAGTTGGAGATGCTTGA
- the LOC107492685 gene encoding mitochondrial fission 1 protein A — translation MDSKVGGIFESIGNFFGGGDQIPWCDRDVIAGCEREVAEASNGDNEERKNESIMRLSWALVHSRQKEDVQRGIAMLETSLGNTKSPLHQREKLYLLAVGYYRSNDYGRSRQLLGQCLEIAPDWRQALSLKKVVEDRIAKDGVIGIGITATAVGLIVGGLAAALARKN, via the exons ATGGATTCCAAGGTCGGAGGCATATTTGAATCCATCGGAAACTTCTTCGGCGGCGGCGACCAGATCCCTTGGTGTGACCGTGACGTCATCGCT GGATGCGAGCGAGAAGTCGCGGAGGCTAGCAACGGGGACAATGAGGAGAGGAAGAACGAAAGCATAATGAGGTTGTCGTGGGCTCTTGTTCATTCAAGGCAAAAAGAAGATGTTCAGCGCGGGATAGCCATGCTTGAAA CTTCTTTGGGCAATACTAAAAGTCCTTTGCATCAAAGAGAGAAGCTTTATCTTCTGGCTGTTGGATATTACAGGAGTAACGATTATGGTAGGAGTCGGCAACTTTTGGGGCAATGCCTAGAG ATTGCACCTGATTGGAGGCAGGCACTGTCCCTCAAGAAAGTAGTTGAAGATCGAATTGCTAAAG ATGGTGTTATAGGAATTGGCATCACTGCAACTGCTGTGGGACTCATAGTTGGTGGCCTTGCTGCAGCATTGGCCCGGAAGAATTGA
- the LOC107492681 gene encoding DNA-directed RNA polymerase V subunit 5A — translation MAEAMMVENGNGNGNGKEDYGECLIGYFEEGSHESHRYYLSRRTTLEMLKDRGYSIPASEIDLSLSQFRAIHGDSPDVDRLRFSATHLSDPSKRILVIFCGQHIVKVTSIRSIAAQIVNRETLTGLILIVQSTITSQALKAVNLFSFKVEIFQITDLLINITKHVLKPKHEILTDKQKKNLLKKYNLEEKQLPRILQTDAIARYYGLEKGQVVKITYSGDITQMHVAYRCVW, via the exons atggcgGAAGCGATGATGGTGGAGAACGGCAACGGCAACGGCAACGGCAAGGAGGACTACGGTGAGTGCTTGATCGGATACTTCGAGGAAGGTAGCCATGAGTCCCACAGGTACTACCTCTCCCGAAGAACCACCCTAGAGATGCTCAAGGACAGAGGCTACTCCATCCCTGCTTCTGAAATCgacctctctctctcccaattcAGAGCCATTCACGGTGATTCCCCTGACGTCGACCGCCTCCGCTTCTCCGCCACTCACCTCTCTGATCCTTCCAAGAGG ATTTTAGTTATCTTCTGTGGCCAACACATTGTGAAAGTTACTTCCATCCGCAGCATTGCAGCGCAGATTGTCAATAGAGAAACTTTAACTGGCCTCATTTTGATTGTTCAAAGTACTATTACTAGCCAGGCCTTGAAAGCTGTCAATCTTTTCTCATTCAAAGTTGAAATCTTTCAG ATCACAGACTTGCTTATTAATATTACAAAGCATGTATTGAAGCCAAAGCATGAAATTCTAACTGACAAACAGAAAAAGAACCTCCTAAAGAAGTACAATTTAGAAGAAAAGCAG CTACCCCGCATTCTACAAACAGATGCAATTGCAAGATACTATGGACTAGAGAAAGGGCAAGTAGTTAAGATAACTTACAGTGGTGATATCACTCAGATGCATGTCGCCTATCGATGCGTTTGGTGA
- the LOC107492571 gene encoding uncharacterized protein LOC107492571 translates to MPGTVAVLRTSPVRVGGQVYESQAYFHILFWTFPPCIEAFRHCKPLISIDGTHLYGKYGGTLLIAIAQDGNSNILPVAFALVEGENAESWAFFLSHLRQHVTPQPGLLVISDRHNGIKAALEAPDGGWLPPSAYRAFCIRHVAANFALTFKGKDARRLLVNAAYAKTEVEFDYWFDILRSEDPAMCEWANRIDYSLWTQHRDEGRRFGHMTTNISECVNSILKGVRNLPVSSLVKATYGRLAELFVRKGREAEAQMGTGKQFSQHLAKCIEANMKTARCFTVTLYDRDNSEFTVAETAPTGSFSLGSYRVSLASQTCDCGYFQALHFPCPHALACCAYSRVNWTTYVQSVYRISSVFSVYRMGFTPPIPEGFWPPNDGPTVIPDPDKRRAREGRPRSTRIRTNMDEADPNRPKRCGLCRQPGHTRRSCPQLGGSSRIGGH, encoded by the coding sequence ATGCCTGGTACTGTTGCAGTCCTAAGGACTAGCCCCGTTCGAGTTGGAGGACAGGTATACGAGTCTCAAGCTTATTTTCACATACTTTTCTGGACGTTTCCACCGTGCATCGAGGCATTCCGTCATTGCAAGCCGCTAATCAGCATCGATGGCACCCATCTGTATGGCAAGTACGGGGGAACGTTGCTCATCGCAATTGCACAGGACGGGAACTCCAACATTCTACCTGTTGCATTCGCACTAGTAGAGGGTGAGAATGCTGAGTCTTGGGCATTCTTTCTCTCCCACCTTCGTCAGCACGTGACACCGCAACCGGGTCTGCTGGTTATATCGGACAGGCATAACGGCATCAAGGCTGCGCTTGAGGCTCCTGACGGAGGTTGGTTACCTCCATCTGCATACCGTGCATTCTGCATTCGACACGTAGCTGCTAACTTTGCCCTTACTTTCAAGGGCAAAGACGCACGGAGGCTTCTTGTGAATGCGGCGTATGCCAAGACCGAGGTTGAGTTTGATTACTGGTTTGATATTCTGCGGTCTGAAGACCCGGCGATGTGTGAGTGGGCGAACCGGATTGATTATTCCTTGTGGACTCAACATCGTGACGAGGGTCGGAGATTCGGTCACATGACGACGAATATCTCCGAATGTGTGAACTCAATCCTCAAGGGTGTCAGAAACCTACCTGTATCCTCGCTGGTGAAGGCAACATATGGAAGGCTTGCGGAACTTTTTGTTCGCAAGGGGAGAGAGGCTGAGGCCCAGATGGGAACCGGAAAACAATTCAGTCAGCACTTGGCCAAGTGTATTGAGGCCAACATGAAGACGGCGAGGTGCTTCACGGTGACTTTGTATGACAGGGATAATTCCGAGTTCACCGTTGCCGAAACCGCTCCGACTGGTTCCTTCTCATTGGGTAGCTACAGAGTATCGCTTGCCAGTCAGACATGTGACTGCGGGTACTTCCAGGCGCTTCATTTCCCATGTCCGCACGCACTTGCATGTTGTGCCTACTCACGGGTAAACTGGACCACTTATGTTCAGAGCGTGTATAGGATTAGTTCGGTATTCAGTGTGTATCGGATGGGATTCACCCCTCCGATTCCAGAGGGTTTCTGGCCACCAAACGACGGGCCCACTGTGATACCGGACCCTGACAAGAGGCGTGCGAGAGAGGGTCGCCCTAGGTCCACCAGGATACGAACAAATATGGACGAGGCAGATCCAAACCGTCCAAAGAGATGTGGCCTATGTCGCCAACCCGGACACACACGTCGGAGTTGCCCACAGTTGGGTGGATCATCTCGCATTGGGGGCCATTAG
- the LOC107492570 gene encoding uncharacterized protein LOC107492570 produces MASEESFVVLVHHRGTIKRKSRYGVKFTDKDPLCIVMTPATSYDDLVRSVLMKLGLEGAKRVKKFFYRIPIMVLQDTVKYDYFTIGSDDDLQVMFLCRRQFPEVRTPELLAKLVDVVSSSGGSNRNTTNLATAAGSSSRPAIGSSSVPMYEPVVEAVASPSFAVDLNGSGGDEVGSRENLPNHLLGVASVGVGDGLLADAEEDDVEPDMIDDDSGDDIGASEPPLAVGGSNSGTQQYPPHFSSLDLDAMRQEGVSGHSVGFGARDAEGTAGLTEFQVGQQFQDKDQALLSVKTYSIRRGVQYKVVESDYRRYVGKCSEFGNGCTWLIRLSLRQCKGIWEVKRYNGPHTCLATSILSDHRSLDYHVISAFIMPMVRADASVSIKVLLNATAAHFGMSHTTSCPGGCWESS; encoded by the coding sequence atggctagtgaggagagttttgtTGTTTTGGTTCACCACAGAGGAACCATTAAGAGAAAAAGTCGTTACGGCGTGAAGTTCACAGATAAGGATCCTCTCTGTATTGTCATGACTCCTGCGACGAGCTATGATGACCTTGTTAGATCTGTACTGATGAAACTTGGTCTGGAAGGTGCGAAGCGGGTTAAGAAGTTTTTCTATCGCATTCCAATCATGGTCCTCCAGGATACCGTGAAGTATGACTATTTCACGATTGGTAGTGACGATGACTTGCAAGTCATGTTTCTTTGTCGGCGGCAGTTTCCCGAGGTGAGGACACCAGAATTGTTGGCAAAGCTGGTTGATGTGGTATCCAGCTCAGGGGGTTCAAACCGGAATACCACCAATTTAGCCACGGCAGCCGGTTCTAGTTCTAGGCCTGCCATTGGTTCTTCCTCTGTCCCTATGTATGAGCCAGTGGTCGAAGCTGTCGCCTCCCCGTCTTTTGCTGTGGATCTCAATGGCAGCGGAGGCGACGAGGTAGGTTCAAGGGAGAATCTACCGAACCATTTACTGGGCGTTGCATCGGTTGGCGTTGGAGATGGATTGTTGGCTGATGCAGAGGAGGATGACGTCGAGCCGGATATGATTGACGACGACAGCGGCGATGATATTGGAGCGAGTGAGCCTCCATTGGCGGTAGGTGGTTCTAACTCTGGCACACAGCAGTATCCACCACATTTTTCCTCCTTGGACTTGGATGCCATGCGACAGGAGGGAGTTTCTGGGCACTCTGTTGGATTCGGAGCTAGAGATGCGGAAGGGACTGCTGGTCTGACAGAGTTCCAGGTCGGTCAGCAATTTCAGGATAAAGATCAGGCCCTATTAAGTGTGAAGACTTACAGTATCCGGCGAGGGGTACAGTACAAGGTAGTCGAGTCTGATTATCGCCGGTATGTGGGCAAGTGTTCTGAGTTTgggaatgggtgcacatggttgattcgACTGAGTCTCCGGCAGTGCAAGGGCATTTGGGAGGTCAAACGATACAATGGACCTCACACTTGTCTTGCCACCTCCATCTTGAGTGACCACAGGAGTTTGGATTACCATGTGATTTCGGCGTTCATTATGCCAATGGTTAGGGCGGATGCATCCGTCAGCATCAAGGTGCTACTGAATGCCACAGCAGCACACTTTGGGATGAGTCATACAACGAGCTGCCCAGGTGGGTGTTGGGAGTCCAGTTGA